In one Tripterygium wilfordii isolate XIE 37 chromosome 22, ASM1340144v1, whole genome shotgun sequence genomic region, the following are encoded:
- the LOC119991361 gene encoding ras-related protein Rab2BV-like, producing MANRVDHEYDYLFKIVLIGDSGVGKSNILSRFTRNEFCLESKSTIGVEFATRTLQVEGKTVKAQIWDTAGQERYRAITSAYYRGAVGALLVYDITKSQTFDNVQRWLRELRDHADSNIVIMMAGNKSDLNHLRAVSEEDGHTFAEREGLSFLETSALEATNVEKAFQTILAEIYNIISKKALASQEAAASTTIPGQGTTINIDDSGNTNKRSCCST from the exons ATGGCGAATAGGGTAGATCACGAATACGATTATCTTTTCAAGATCGTTTTGATCGGGGACTCTGGGGTCGGAAAATCTAATATCTTGTCCAGATTCACCAGGAATGAGTTCTGTTTGGAGTCTAAATCCACTATCGGAGTCGAGTTCGCAACTAGAACTCTTCAG GTAGAGGGAAAGACGGTTAAGGCACAGATTTGGGACACTGCTGGTCAGGAGAGGTATCGAGCTATTACCAGTGCTTACTATAGAGGGGCAGTCGGCGCACTCCTTGTCTATGACATAACTAAGAGCCAAACCTTTGACAATGTCCAAAGGTGGCTGCGAGAATTGAGAGACCATGCAGATTCTAACATTGTCATCATGATGGCCGGAAATAAGTCTGATCTTAATCATCTCAGAGCTGTTTCGGAGGAGGATGGGCATACATTCGCTGAGAGGGAGGGCCTTTCGTTTCTCGAGACATCAGCACTGGAAGCTACCAATGTTGAGAAAGCGTTCCAAACAATACTAGCAGAGATCTACAACATCATCAGCAAAAAGGCATTAGCATCTCAAGAAGCAGCGGCCAGTACCACAATTCCTGGTCAAGGAACCACCATTAACATTGATGATTCCGgaaacacaaacaaaagaagTTGCTGTTCTACTTAA
- the LOC119991360 gene encoding metal tolerance protein B-like → MEHEEVSSLISASQQDMEMLMVPVASDVHQAPSQSSCSSACAFYNPKNTLFESEERSKSATKISVLIIFYLMVMMVEIVGGLKANSLAVITDAVHLLTDVFGFAISLFTVWASGWEATSDQSFGYSRLEVFGSLISVQLIWLISGRLIYEAVNMILHKHSKVNGALMFSVAAFGFIINLIMVTWLGHNHAHHACIDKDHDHTHHACVDKDHNHVHNHEGGLCAKDEVENARLVSSPPAESKLVNINLEGVYLHVVADLIQSVGVMIAGTVIWAKPNWLLVDLICTLVFSVLALSATVPMLRNIFRILMDRTPSEINVASLESGLKCIKGVRTIHDLHVWAITAGKYVLSCHLVADPGVSSNEILCQVRDYCERTYRIHHITVQVEQ, encoded by the coding sequence ATGGAGCATGAGGAAGTCTCTAGTTTGATATCAGCTAGCCAGCAGGATATGGAAATGCTAATGGTACCTGTGGCAAGTGATGTCCATCAGGCACCATCACAATCATCTTGTAGTTCTGCCTGTGCCTTCTACAACCCCAAAAATACCCTTTTCGAGTCAGAAGAGCGATCTAAGTCGGCAACAAAAATTTCCGTTCTCATAATCTTCTATCTAATGGTTATGATGGTAGAGATTGTTGGTGGTCTAAAAGCCAACAGCCTTGCAGTGATCACTGATGCAGTGCACTTGCTTACTGATGTTTTTGGATTCGCCATCTCTCTGTTTACAGTCTGGGCTTCAGGTTGGGAGGCAACATCTGACCAATCTTTTGGATATAGCCGTCTTGAAGTTTTTGGCTCCTTGATATCCGTGCAGCTCATATGGCTCATCTCTGGAAGATTAATATATGAAGCGGTTAACATGATTCTTCATAAACATTCAAAGGTGAATGGGGCACTGATGTTTTCAGTTGCAGCATTTGGATTTATCATTAACTTAATCATGGTTACATGGTTGGGTCACAACCATGCTCATCATGCTTGTATAGACAAAGATCATGACCATACTCATCATGCTTGTGTGGACAAAGATCACAACCATGTTCACAATCATGAAGGCGGGTTATGTGCAAAAGATGAAGTAGAGAATGCTAGGCTGGTGTCAAGTCCTCCAGCAGAATCAAAATTAGTAAACATAAATCTCGAAGGGGTGTACCTGCATGTCGTAGCTGATCTGATTCAGTCAGTTGGGGTAATGATCGCCGGCACTGTTATATGGGCTAAACCAAATTGGTTGTTGGTTGATCTAATCTGCACACTTGTTTTCTCTGTTCTTGcattgagtgcaacggtaccCATGCTAAGAAACATATTTCGTATACTGATGGACAGGACACCTTCAGAGATCAATGTTGCTAGCCTGGAAAGTGGTTTGAAATGTATCAAGGGAGTTAGAACTATTCATGACCTGCATGTTTGGGCCATCACAGCTGGAAAGTATGTGTTGTCTTGCCATTTAGTAGCTGACCCTGGAGTTAGCTCTAATGAAATACTGTGCCAGGTTAGAGATTATTGTGAAAGAACATACAGAATTCACCACATCACTGTACAAGTTGAACAATAG
- the LOC119990804 gene encoding DNA-directed RNA polymerase II subunit RPB7, with amino-acid sequence MFFHIVLERNMQLHPRHFGRNLRENIVSKLMKDVEGTCSGRHGFVVAITGIEKIGQGLIRDGTGFVSFPVKYQCVVFRPFKGEILEAVVTMVNKMGFFAEAGPVQIFVSNHLIPDDMEFQPGDTPNYTTSDGSVKIQKDSEVRLKIIGTRVDATEIFCIGTIKDDFLGVINDPRATV; translated from the exons atgtttttCCACATAGTACTAGAACGAAACATGCAATTGCATCCTCGCCACTTTGGCCGAAATCTCCGCGAGAACATCGTTTCCAAGCTCATGAAAGATGTCGAAGGCACCTGCAG TGGACGACATGGGTTCGTGGTCGCAATAACTGGTATTGAGAAAATTGGACAAGGATTGATTCGTGACGGAACAGGCTTTGTGTCTTTTCCTGTGAAGTACCAGTGTGTTGTGTTCAGGCCATTTAAAGGGGAGATCTTAGAAGCTGTTGTTACCATGGTGAACAAG ATGGGATTTTTTGCTGAAGCTGGGCCTGTgcaaatttttgtttcaaaccat TTGATACCGGATGACATGGAGTTCCAGCCTGGAGATACACCCAATTATACAACTTCTGATGGATCC GTTAAAATTCAGAAGGACAGCGAAGTACGATTAAAGATTATTGGCACTCGAGTAGATGCTACAGAAATT TTCTGCATTGGTACCATAAAGGACGACTTTCTGGGGGTGATAAATGATCCTAGAGCGACGGTGTAG
- the LOC119990517 gene encoding methylsterol monooxygenase 2-2 isoform X1 yields MASFIESAWLYLTTHFSDFQLACLGSFFLHESVFFLSGLPFIFVERAGWLSKYKIQTKNNSPAAQEKCITRLLLYHFGVNLPVMIFSYPVFKYMGMRSSLPLPSWNVVLSQILFYFILEDFVFYWGHRILHTKWLYKHVHSVHHEYATPFGLTSEYAHPAEILFLGFATIIGPAITGPHMITLWLWMVLRVLETVEAHCGYHFPWSLSNFLPLYGGADFHDYHHRLLYTKSGNYSSTFVYMDWIFGTDKGYRKLKALKD; encoded by the exons ATGGCTTCGTTCATCGAATCTGCCTGGCTG TATCTGACTACGCATTTCAGTGACTTTCAATTGGCATGTCTAGGAAGTTTCTTTCTTCATGAGAGTGTCTTCTTCTTATCTGGACTACCATTTATATTTGTTGAAAGGGCAGGATGGCTGAGCAAGTACAAGATTCAG ACCAAAAACAACAGTCCTGCAGCTCAAGAAAAATGTATCACTCGCTTATTGTTGTATCATTTCGGTGTCAATTTGCCTGTCATGATATTTTCCTATCCCGTCTTCAAATACATGGGGATGCGTAGCAGTCTTCCATTGCCATCCTG GAATGTAGTTCTATCGCAGATTTTATTCTACTTTATTCTAGAAGACTTTGTATTCTACTGGGGACATCGTATTCTGCACACAAAATGGCTATACAAGCATGTGCACAGCGTCCATCATGA GTATGCTACACCATTTGGACTTACATCTGAATATGCTCATCCTGCCGAGATTCTGTTCCTTGGCTTTGCGACCATTATTGGTCCTGCCATAACGGGTCCCCATATGATAACTCTGTGGCTATGGATGGTACTTAGAGTCCTGGAGACTGTTGAGGCACATTGTGGTTATCATTTCCCATGGAGCCTCTCAAATTTTTTACCACTCTATGGAgg CGCTGATTTTCATGACTATCATCATCGTTTGCTCTACACCAAATCTGGCAACTACTCATCTACTTTTGTTTACATGGACTG GATATTTGGTACTGATAAGGGTTATAGAAAGTTAAAGGCCTTAAAAGACTAG
- the LOC119990517 gene encoding methylsterol monooxygenase 2-2 isoform X2 yields the protein MASFIESAWLYLTTHFSDFQLACLGSFFLHESVFFLSGLPFIFVERAGWLSKYKIQTKNNSPAAQEKCITRLLLYHFGVNLPVMIFSYPVFKYMGMRSSLPLPSWNVVLSQILFYFILEDFVFYWGHRILHTKWLYKHVHSVHHEYATPFGLTSEYAHPAEILFLGFATIIGPAITGPHMITLWLWMVLRVLETVEAHCGYHFPWSLSNFLPLYGGIFGTDKGYRKLKALKD from the exons ATGGCTTCGTTCATCGAATCTGCCTGGCTG TATCTGACTACGCATTTCAGTGACTTTCAATTGGCATGTCTAGGAAGTTTCTTTCTTCATGAGAGTGTCTTCTTCTTATCTGGACTACCATTTATATTTGTTGAAAGGGCAGGATGGCTGAGCAAGTACAAGATTCAG ACCAAAAACAACAGTCCTGCAGCTCAAGAAAAATGTATCACTCGCTTATTGTTGTATCATTTCGGTGTCAATTTGCCTGTCATGATATTTTCCTATCCCGTCTTCAAATACATGGGGATGCGTAGCAGTCTTCCATTGCCATCCTG GAATGTAGTTCTATCGCAGATTTTATTCTACTTTATTCTAGAAGACTTTGTATTCTACTGGGGACATCGTATTCTGCACACAAAATGGCTATACAAGCATGTGCACAGCGTCCATCATGA GTATGCTACACCATTTGGACTTACATCTGAATATGCTCATCCTGCCGAGATTCTGTTCCTTGGCTTTGCGACCATTATTGGTCCTGCCATAACGGGTCCCCATATGATAACTCTGTGGCTATGGATGGTACTTAGAGTCCTGGAGACTGTTGAGGCACATTGTGGTTATCATTTCCCATGGAGCCTCTCAAATTTTTTACCACTCTATGGAgg GATATTTGGTACTGATAAGGGTTATAGAAAGTTAAAGGCCTTAAAAGACTAG
- the LOC119991990 gene encoding serine/arginine repetitive matrix protein 1-like isoform X1 translates to MSGGFFRGTSSEQDTRFSNKQAKLLKSQKFAPELEHLVDMTKVKMDVIRPWIANRVTELLGFEDEVLINFIYGLLDGKEVNGKEVQIPLTGFMEKNTVKFMKELWTLLLSAQGNASGIPQQFLDAKEEEARKKKAEADRIANEIQKKKENESRELGQERLRKMDNGVEMKANIADLEHTSRHLPRRSSSIRSGDDKETNRRNGFSGRSRDSRSPHSVDNSFASHWASQSRSTSKSLSCSRSDSSDRHKSRSSSRSPATRGRSISPERVFHSPRRRSIPPRRRHSPSISLSPRRRSSYSRRRSRSRSRHRSPSPEWRRIRSPCRDISPSSVRHRLSSPVRWRRRSPSPVRRRSPSNLRRRSPLHVRRRSPLSLRPRSPSPVRHGSPSPIRRRSPRPARRRSPIPTRRRSPSPVRRRSTSRLRHWRSPSSPLRRSPSLVRNKSPIRFGRKSPGPSRRRSPSAYESSSPSPIQNGSRSPIRRSPVYNKRSTKESFREKIRTMMRSPEKDPKDDSNLGKKAFTSSSFPGGDRRSTPCESTRRKIIEHMVHDDSSSPHRRREQKPRHESPTTSNEEENNSRGHVDLKSEYKHQNLSSHASDVCKQIDSPVKVHDNEENSPKSFAGHRVSDKMESRKKEQEKRSEKSSGKVVYSESSDHQRPPALYKDLPPEDKHRVSIPEDDQCYKSQTLLFEKAEKNNRNGSYESGSDHSGKHIIEKKDKRKHKRSEKRQMASDDDYSSDSDIEYRKESKRRRKEEKKLRKEEKRQQREARRRRREQRRAEKLKAKNQNDDDSSEGEYVRRTASRRSDDEGAESEQKKLEIELRNGALESLKAKKGIDH, encoded by the exons atgtCGGGCGGGTTTTTCCGG GGTACGTCTTCCGAGCAAGACACTCGATTCTCAAATAAGCAAGCGAAGCTGTTGAAATCGCAGAAGTTTGCCCCAGAATTGGAGCATCTG GTTGACATGACCAAGGTCAAGATGGATGTCATCCGTCCCTGGATTGCCAATAGGGTAACTGAACTTCTTGGGTTCGAAGATGAAGTTCTTATCAACTTTATATATGGTCTCCTTGATGGAAag GAAGTGAATGGAAAAGAGGTTCAAATCCCGCTCACTGGATTCATGGAGAAAAATACAGTGAAGTTTATGAAGGAGCTTTGGACGCTTCTTCTCAGTGCCCAGGGAAATGCAAGTGGCATTCCCCAACAGTTCTTGGATGCCAAAGAGGAAGAAGCCCGAAAGAAAAAG GCTGAGGCTGATCGGATAGCAAATGAAattcagaagaagaaagagaatgaaagcAGAGAACTCGGGCAAGAGAGGTTAAGGAAGATG GACAATGGGGTTGAAATGAAGGCCAACATTGCAGATTTGGAGCACACCTCAAGGCATTTGCCACGGAGGAGTTCCAGCATTCGTTCTGGGGATGATAAAGAAACCAACAGGAGAAATGGTTTTAGTGGAAGAAGCAG AGATTCTAGGTCTCCCCATTCAGTTGATAATTCCTTTGCTTCCCATTG GGCTTCACAATCTCGATCGACTAGCAAGTCCCTTTCATGTTCCAGAAGTGATTCGAG TGATAGGCATAAGTCAAGGAGCAGTTCTAGATCTCCTGCAACTCGGGGGCGCTCCATATCTCCAGAAAGGGTGTTTCATTCACCTAGAAGACGTTCAATTCCACCTCGTAGGAGGCACTCACCCTCGATTTCCCTTTCTCCTCGAAGGAGATCATCTTATTCTAGGCGAAGATCTAGATCAAGATCACGTCATAGGTCACCTTCCCCAGAATGGCGTAGAATACGTTCTCCTTGTAGAGACATATCACCTTCCTCGGTGCGGCACCGGTTATCTTCACCCGTTCGATGGCGTAGAAGGTCTCCATCACCTGTCAGGCGTAGATCTCCTTCAAATTTGCGGCGTAGATCTCCTTTGCATGTCCGACGCAGGTCTCCTTTGTCCCTACGTCCTCGATCTCCTTCCCCCGTGCGGCATGGAAGTCCTTCACCCATTAGACGTAGATCACCTCGTCCTGCACGGCGTAGGTCACCCATTCCAACACGCCGTAGATCGCCCTCTCCTGTACGGCGAAGATCTACCTCTAGACTGAGACATTGGAGGTCTCCATCGAGTCCACTTCGCAGATCTCCATCTCTTGTGAGAAACAAATCTCCTATTCGTTTTGGCAGGAAATCACCTGGTCCTTCCCGTCGCAGGTCTCCTTCAGCATATGAATCAAGCTCCCCATCTCCTATCCAGAATGGATCCCGTTCACCTATAAGGAGATCTCCAGTGTACAACAAGAGGTCAACAAAGGAGTCTTTTAGAGAAAAGATTAG GACTATGATGAGGTCACCAGAGAAAGATCCAAAGGACGATAGCAATTTGGGTAAAAAAGCGTTTACTTCGTCATCTTTTCCAGGTGGAGATAGAAG GTCCACTCCATGTGAAAGTACTAGAAGGAAGATAATTGAGCATATGGTTCATGATGACAGCTCAAGTCCACATAGACGAAGAGAGCAAAAACCCCGTCATGAAAGTCCCACCACAAGCAACGAGGAAGAAAATAATTCTAG GGGTCATGTTGATCTTAAATCTGAGTATAAACATCAGAATCTATCTTCACATGCATCTGATGTCTGTAAGCAGATAGATTCTCCTGTCAAGGTACATGACAATGAAGAGAACTCTCCCAAAAGTTTCGCTGGTCATCGTGTTTCTGATAAAATggaatcaagaaaaaaagagcAAGAGAAAAGAAG TGAGAAGTCTTCTGGGAAGGTGGTTTATTCTGAGAGTTCTGACCACCAAAGACCACCAGCACTGTACAAGGACCTTCCGCCAGAGGACAAACATCGGGTATCAATTCCGGAAGACGACCAGTGCTATAAATCTCAAACTTTGCTGTTTGAAAAGGCTGAAAAGAATAATCGAAATGGTAGTTATGAATCTGGTTCAGATCATAGTGGTAAGCACATAATTGAGAAAAAGGACAAGAGGAAGCATAAAAGATCTGAGAAGCGACAAATGGCTTCTGACGATGATTATAGCTCTGATTCTGATATTGAGTATAGGAAGGAAtcgaagaggaggaggaaggaagaaaagaagctACGGAAGGAGGAGAAACGTCAACAGCGTGAGGCGCGGCGCCGTAGAAGGGAACAACGTCGTGCAGAGAAGCTTAAAGCAAAGAATCAGAATGATGATGATTCTTCTGAAGGTGAATATGTTCGAAGGACAGCTTCTCGTCGAAGTGATGATGAGGGGGCAGAGTCAGAGCAAAAGAAACTTGAGATAGAGTTGCGAAACGGGGCTCTTGAATCTCTTAAGGCAAAGAAGGGGATCGATCACTAA
- the LOC119991990 gene encoding serine/arginine repetitive matrix protein 1-like isoform X2, which translates to MSGGFFRGTSSEQDTRFSNKQAKLLKSQKFAPELEHLVDMTKVKMDVIRPWIANRVTELLGFEDEVLINFIYGLLDGKEVNGKEVQIPLTGFMEKNTVKFMKELWTLLLSAQGNASGIPQQFLDAKEEEARKKKAEADRIANEIQKKKENESRELGQERLRKMDNGVEMKANIADLEHTSRHLPRRSSSIRSGDDKETNRRNGFSGRSRASQSRSTSKSLSCSRSDSSDRHKSRSSSRSPATRGRSISPERVFHSPRRRSIPPRRRHSPSISLSPRRRSSYSRRRSRSRSRHRSPSPEWRRIRSPCRDISPSSVRHRLSSPVRWRRRSPSPVRRRSPSNLRRRSPLHVRRRSPLSLRPRSPSPVRHGSPSPIRRRSPRPARRRSPIPTRRRSPSPVRRRSTSRLRHWRSPSSPLRRSPSLVRNKSPIRFGRKSPGPSRRRSPSAYESSSPSPIQNGSRSPIRRSPVYNKRSTKESFREKIRTMMRSPEKDPKDDSNLGKKAFTSSSFPGGDRRSTPCESTRRKIIEHMVHDDSSSPHRRREQKPRHESPTTSNEEENNSRGHVDLKSEYKHQNLSSHASDVCKQIDSPVKVHDNEENSPKSFAGHRVSDKMESRKKEQEKRSEKSSGKVVYSESSDHQRPPALYKDLPPEDKHRVSIPEDDQCYKSQTLLFEKAEKNNRNGSYESGSDHSGKHIIEKKDKRKHKRSEKRQMASDDDYSSDSDIEYRKESKRRRKEEKKLRKEEKRQQREARRRRREQRRAEKLKAKNQNDDDSSEGEYVRRTASRRSDDEGAESEQKKLEIELRNGALESLKAKKGIDH; encoded by the exons atgtCGGGCGGGTTTTTCCGG GGTACGTCTTCCGAGCAAGACACTCGATTCTCAAATAAGCAAGCGAAGCTGTTGAAATCGCAGAAGTTTGCCCCAGAATTGGAGCATCTG GTTGACATGACCAAGGTCAAGATGGATGTCATCCGTCCCTGGATTGCCAATAGGGTAACTGAACTTCTTGGGTTCGAAGATGAAGTTCTTATCAACTTTATATATGGTCTCCTTGATGGAAag GAAGTGAATGGAAAAGAGGTTCAAATCCCGCTCACTGGATTCATGGAGAAAAATACAGTGAAGTTTATGAAGGAGCTTTGGACGCTTCTTCTCAGTGCCCAGGGAAATGCAAGTGGCATTCCCCAACAGTTCTTGGATGCCAAAGAGGAAGAAGCCCGAAAGAAAAAG GCTGAGGCTGATCGGATAGCAAATGAAattcagaagaagaaagagaatgaaagcAGAGAACTCGGGCAAGAGAGGTTAAGGAAGATG GACAATGGGGTTGAAATGAAGGCCAACATTGCAGATTTGGAGCACACCTCAAGGCATTTGCCACGGAGGAGTTCCAGCATTCGTTCTGGGGATGATAAAGAAACCAACAGGAGAAATGGTTTTAGTGGAAGAAGCAG GGCTTCACAATCTCGATCGACTAGCAAGTCCCTTTCATGTTCCAGAAGTGATTCGAG TGATAGGCATAAGTCAAGGAGCAGTTCTAGATCTCCTGCAACTCGGGGGCGCTCCATATCTCCAGAAAGGGTGTTTCATTCACCTAGAAGACGTTCAATTCCACCTCGTAGGAGGCACTCACCCTCGATTTCCCTTTCTCCTCGAAGGAGATCATCTTATTCTAGGCGAAGATCTAGATCAAGATCACGTCATAGGTCACCTTCCCCAGAATGGCGTAGAATACGTTCTCCTTGTAGAGACATATCACCTTCCTCGGTGCGGCACCGGTTATCTTCACCCGTTCGATGGCGTAGAAGGTCTCCATCACCTGTCAGGCGTAGATCTCCTTCAAATTTGCGGCGTAGATCTCCTTTGCATGTCCGACGCAGGTCTCCTTTGTCCCTACGTCCTCGATCTCCTTCCCCCGTGCGGCATGGAAGTCCTTCACCCATTAGACGTAGATCACCTCGTCCTGCACGGCGTAGGTCACCCATTCCAACACGCCGTAGATCGCCCTCTCCTGTACGGCGAAGATCTACCTCTAGACTGAGACATTGGAGGTCTCCATCGAGTCCACTTCGCAGATCTCCATCTCTTGTGAGAAACAAATCTCCTATTCGTTTTGGCAGGAAATCACCTGGTCCTTCCCGTCGCAGGTCTCCTTCAGCATATGAATCAAGCTCCCCATCTCCTATCCAGAATGGATCCCGTTCACCTATAAGGAGATCTCCAGTGTACAACAAGAGGTCAACAAAGGAGTCTTTTAGAGAAAAGATTAG GACTATGATGAGGTCACCAGAGAAAGATCCAAAGGACGATAGCAATTTGGGTAAAAAAGCGTTTACTTCGTCATCTTTTCCAGGTGGAGATAGAAG GTCCACTCCATGTGAAAGTACTAGAAGGAAGATAATTGAGCATATGGTTCATGATGACAGCTCAAGTCCACATAGACGAAGAGAGCAAAAACCCCGTCATGAAAGTCCCACCACAAGCAACGAGGAAGAAAATAATTCTAG GGGTCATGTTGATCTTAAATCTGAGTATAAACATCAGAATCTATCTTCACATGCATCTGATGTCTGTAAGCAGATAGATTCTCCTGTCAAGGTACATGACAATGAAGAGAACTCTCCCAAAAGTTTCGCTGGTCATCGTGTTTCTGATAAAATggaatcaagaaaaaaagagcAAGAGAAAAGAAG TGAGAAGTCTTCTGGGAAGGTGGTTTATTCTGAGAGTTCTGACCACCAAAGACCACCAGCACTGTACAAGGACCTTCCGCCAGAGGACAAACATCGGGTATCAATTCCGGAAGACGACCAGTGCTATAAATCTCAAACTTTGCTGTTTGAAAAGGCTGAAAAGAATAATCGAAATGGTAGTTATGAATCTGGTTCAGATCATAGTGGTAAGCACATAATTGAGAAAAAGGACAAGAGGAAGCATAAAAGATCTGAGAAGCGACAAATGGCTTCTGACGATGATTATAGCTCTGATTCTGATATTGAGTATAGGAAGGAAtcgaagaggaggaggaaggaagaaaagaagctACGGAAGGAGGAGAAACGTCAACAGCGTGAGGCGCGGCGCCGTAGAAGGGAACAACGTCGTGCAGAGAAGCTTAAAGCAAAGAATCAGAATGATGATGATTCTTCTGAAGGTGAATATGTTCGAAGGACAGCTTCTCGTCGAAGTGATGATGAGGGGGCAGAGTCAGAGCAAAAGAAACTTGAGATAGAGTTGCGAAACGGGGCTCTTGAATCTCTTAAGGCAAAGAAGGGGATCGATCACTAA
- the LOC119992315 gene encoding transcription initiation factor IIA subunit 1-like yields the protein MTTSTTSSVYLKVIEDVINKVRDEFVNNGGPGEGVLNELQGLWETKMMQAGVIYGLSDRSSAAKPTPGGPITPVHDLNVPYEGTEEYETPTAELLFPPTPAQTPMQTSLPGSENSSMYNIPTGPSEYSTPANDSVGNNELKAGRPSPYMQPPSPWMNQRAPLDVNVAYVEGRDEVDRGASHQSPTQDFFMMSSGKRKRDDIPTKYQNGGYIPQQDGAGDALSESSQLEVSLGDGSLSRCDTDTTASKEILAQLARSSTKIPQLDGPIPDPYDDVLSTPNIYNYQGVVNEDYNIVNTPATNELQAGTPAPIAQNDTGDDDEDEPLNENDDDEFDDVDQGEELNTQHLVLAQFDKVTRTKSRWKCTLKDGIMHINNKDILFNKATGEFDF from the exons ATGACCACCTCAACGACCAGTTCTGTCTACCTCAAGGTGATAGAGGATGTCATCAACAAGGTCCGCGACGAGTTTGTAAACAACGGTGGGCCTGGGGAGGGGGTCCTCAACGAGCTCCAAGGA ctTTGGGAGACGAAGATGATGCAAGCGGGTGTTATTTACGGTTTATCAGATAGGTCATCAGCAGCCAAGCCGACCCCTGGAGGTCCTATTACTCCAGTGCACGACCTCAACGTTCCGTATGAGGGTACTGAGGAGTATGAGACTCCCACAGCTGAATTACTTTTCCCTCCA ACTCCTGCTCAAACCCCTATGCAGACATCCTTACCTGGAAGTGAGAACAGTTCAATGTATAACATTCCTACAGGGCCCAGTGAGTACTCCACTCCAGCAAATGATAGTGTTGGCAATAATGAGTTGAAAGCAGGGAGGCCCAGCCCATACATG CAACCTCCATCTCCCTGGATGAATCAAAGGGCTCCACTTGATGTTAATGTTG CCTATGTGGAAGGACGGGATGAGGTGGATAGAGGAGCCTCTCATCAATCCCCGACACAG GACTTCTTCATGATGTCTTCTGGAAAGCGAAAACGTGATGATATCCctacaaaatatcaaaatgGTGGGTACATACCCCAGCAAGATGGAGCTGGAGATGCTCTTTCTGAGTCATCGCAGCTTGAG GTAAGTCTGGGCGACGGTTCCCTTTCTAGATGTGATACTGACACCACTGCGAGTAAGGAGATCTTGGCTCAATTGGCAAGGTCATCTACTAAGATACCTCAACTAGATGGGCCCATTCCTGATCCTTATGATGATGTGCTTTCTACTCCCAAT ATTTATAATTATCAAGGAGTTGTCAATGAAGATTACAACATTGTGAACACACCGGCTACGAATG AGTTGCAGGCAGGTACTCCTGCTCCTATTGCTCAAAATGATACTGGAGATGATGACGAGGATGAGCCTTTGAATGAAAATGACgatgatgaatttgatgatgTGGATCAAGGAGAGGAGCTGAACACACAACATCTAGTTTTGGCTCAATTTGACAAG GTAACTCGTACCAAGAGCAGGTGGAAGTGCACACTGAAGGATGGCATCATGCACATAAACAACAAGGACATTCTCTTCAATAAG GCAACAGGAGAATTTGACTTCTGA